A genomic stretch from Aedes albopictus strain Foshan chromosome 2, AalbF5, whole genome shotgun sequence includes:
- the LOC109421957 gene encoding putative fatty acyl-CoA reductase CG5065, with amino-acid sequence MSLTPVQKWYAGKTIFVTGGSGFMGKVLLEKLLYACSEIRTIYVLIRPKRGKVPQARLEEWFKLPVFQRIKNQKPEVFKKLVPIQGDITFDGLGISREDVEKLANEAEIVFHCAATLKLEANLKDAIEMNTVGTKRVLDLCKQMRKLQVLLHLSTAFCYCDKEVLNERVYDFHHSPYDLMRAIEWMDEKTLDLITPNLLKPHPNTYTYSKRLTECLVRDNYPQLPVCIVRPSIVCPADKEPVEGWVDNLNGPVGIMVAGGKGVMRSMLCNGEYNAEVIPVDLAINGLITIAYTIGQMKDMPPEIPVFNVTCRETKRTTWKEVLEMGKATAYEYPFEAGVWYPDGGITTNKFYHTFCVIFFHWLPAYFIDFLMFCFGQKRFMCRFQTMISQGLELLQFFTTRQWDFKSHQYQAIAKNLTPEDFALFDMDIDKIDTKEYLKRIILGGRQYCLKEPLSTLPKARMQLKALWVLDKLAKAFMIWLLVWGLLKVTGLGEIFKTVNVN; translated from the exons ATGTCTCTAACACCAGTTCAAAAATGGTACGCTGGGAAGACAATATTTGTTACAGGTGGTTCAGGATTTATGGGAAAG GTTCTGCTGGAAAAGCTTTTGTACGCCTGCTCCGAAATACGTACGATTTATGTATTGATTCGTCCAAAGCGTGGAAAGGTACCCCAAGCGCGCCTTGAAGAGTGGTTCAAGCTGCCG GTATTTCAAcgcatcaaaaaccaaaaacccGAAGTATTCAAAAAACTGGTTCCTATACAAGGTGATATCACATTCGACGGTCTAGGTATTTCACGTGAAGACGTCGAAAAGCTCGCAAATGAAGCTGAAATTGTTTTTCATTGCGCTGCAACGCTCAAACTGGAAGCGAACCTGAAGGATGCCATAGAAATGAACACGGTCGGCACGAAACGTGTGCTGGATTTGTGCAAACagatgagaaaactgcaagttttGCTGCATCTGTCAACAGCTTTTTGCTATTGCGATAAG gaAGTGTTGAATGAACGTGTATATGATTTTCACCATAGTCCGTATGACTTGATGCGAGCGATTGAATGGATGGATGAGAAGACACTCGATCTTATAACACCCAATTTGTTGAAGCCGCATCCCAATACGTACACGTACTCCAAACGGTTGACTGAATGTCTCGTCAGGGATAACTACCCGCAATTGCCTGTTTGTATAGTGCGACCAAGTATCG TATGCCCTGCTGATAAGGAACCTGTCGAAGGATGGGTAGATAATTTAAACGGTCCAGTTGGTATCATGGTTGCCGGAGGTAAAGGTGTTATGCGATCCATGCTGTGCAATGGTGAATATAATGCAGAAGTCATCCCTGTCGACTTGGCCATTAACGGGCTGATAACAATCGCATACACTATTGGACAAATGAAAGACAT GCCACCAGAAATCCCAGTTTTTAACGTCACATGCCGAGAAACCAAACGAACGACTTGGAAAGAAGTGTTGGAAATGGGTAAAGCAACCGCCTATGAATACCCGTTTGAAGCTGGCGTTTGGTATCCTGATGGAGGAATCACTACTAATAAATTTTACCACACCTTTTGTGTAATATTCTTCCACTGGCTGCCTGCATACTTCATAGATTTCCTAATGTTCTGCTTTGGACAGAAAAGATT caTGTGCCGCTTCCAGACTATGATTTCTCAAGGACTAGAATTACTTCAATTTTTCACAACGCGTCAATGGGATTTCAAATCACATCAGTACCAAGCCATTGCCAAAAACCTTACTCCAGAAGATTTCGCATTATTTGATATGGATATTGACAAGATCGACACGAAGGAATATCTCAAACGAATAATTCTCGGTGGACGACAATATTGTTTAAAAGAACCCCTGTCCACACTGCCGAAAGCTCGAATGCAGTTGAAAGCTTTGTGGGTTTTAGATAAATTAGCAAAAGCGTTCATGATTTGGCTTTTGGTTTGGGGATTACTGAAAGTTACcggccttggagaaattttcaaaacagtAAATGTGAACTGA